The region ACGTCGTATGCGGAACAGGTCAAAGCCGCTTTGGAAAAAGAAAAAATCCGTTGCCAACTGGATACGCGTAATGAGAAAATCGGTTATAAAATCCGCGAAGCGGAGATGAAAAAAATACCATACATTCTTGTCGTCGGTGAAAAAGAAATGCAAACACAAACCGTTGCGGTGCGCCGTCATGGCAAAGGCGATCAGGGTGCTGCCGGATTGGCGGAATTTATAGCGCAGGTCAAACAACAGATCGAAGACAAAATACTCGACTAATTACGTTTACTAAGTAAGGAGACCAGCCATCGGTAAGGAAGACAAAATTCGTATCAACGAGCAGATTCGCACACCCAAAGTGCGACTGATCGGACCCAAGGGTGAACAGATCGGTATCGTGGACATCAAAGAAGCGCTGCGCCGTTCTCAGGAAGAAGGCCAGGATCTTTTGGAAATCGTTCCTACAGCTGATCCGCCGGTTTGTAAAATTTTGGATTTTGGAAAATATCGCTATGAAATCCAAAAGCGTGAAAAAGAAGCGCGTAAAAAACAAACCCATACGGGCGAAGTCAAAGAATTGCGTTTCCGACCTGTCACGGACGATCACGACTACCAATTTAAGGTGAAACACGCTGTCAATTTTCTTAAAGACGGATATAAGGTCAAAATGGTCGTTGTTTATAAAGGCCGTGAAATTGCCAACAAAGAAGCCGGTATTCAATTGGCCGAGCGTATGGTGACGGATCTGGAATCCGTGGGCAAACTGGACGGTGAAATGAAATTCGAAGGTCGTAACATGGTTATGATCTTTATCAAAAATCGCTAATACAAAATAAATTAAACTAATAAGGAGCATCCCATGCCAAAAACTAAAACCAATAGCGGCGCAAAGAAGCGCTTTCATGTGACCGGCTCAGGCCGTATTCTCCGTAAGAAAGCAACGCATCGCCACAATATGAGCGCCAAATCCAATACCCGTAAATCCAATCAGGTCGGCAAAACGGAAGTGGCGGACTCGGATAACCATCGCATAAGCCATCTGCTTGGCTTGAAGTAATTGCAGGCGTAAACAAAGAAAAAAATTTAAAAGGAGAATACCATGCCACGTTCCACAAATAACCCGGCCAGTAAGGCCCGCCGGAAAAAGATTTTTAAGCAGGCTAAAGGTGCCTGGGGCAAGCGTAAAAATGTACTGCGCAGTGCGATCGAAACCGTCGAAAAAGGAATGACCTATGCGACGCGCGATCGTAAAGCCAACAAACGTAATTTCCGCAGCCTGTGGATTATTCGTATCAATGCGGCTGTCCGTGAACACGGCATGACGTATTCCAAATTCGTTGCCGCGCTGAAGAAAGCCAATGTTGACGTGAATCGTAAAATGCTGGCCGAATTGGCCATGAACGATGCAACGGCATTCAATAAACTTATTGAAGTGGCTAAAGCAGCGAACTAACTTCGCATAACAGACGAATGTGTAAAAGACATGCCACGCTATGCGGCATGTCTTTTTTTTGCTTCACAGGACGGCAAAAATCTTGCGAATACGTGTTTTTTTTGATACCATGTAAATGATGAATTTTTGAAGAAGGAAGTCATGGATTTCGAACAGATAAAATCGCAGTTTCAAAGTGATACCGACGGGCAAACATTGGATAAAGCCGCACTTGAACAACTGCAAATAAAATATCTTGGAAAAAAAGGTATTCTGACGCTGGCTACCGAAGCGCTCAAAGCGCTGCCGAAAGAGCAAAAGCCCCAATTCGGTAAAATGCTCAACGAAGTCAAACAAAGTGTTGAGGCGCGGTTGGCCGAAATCAAAGCGGCCGTGCAAGCGGCGGAAGTTGATCCGAAGGATGATTTTGATGCCACATTACCGGGGCGTCACGGATGGGTAGGGCACAATCATCCTTTGACGATCGTTCTCAATGATATCAAGCAGATTTTTTACGAGATGGGATTTACCATCGAAGACGGCCCGGAAGTCGAATTGGATTACTACAATTTTGAAACGGTAAATATTCCCAAAGACCATCCCGCACGCGATATGCAGGATACTTTTTTTATCAACGAAAATGTGGTTTTGCGTACGCACACGACACCCGTTCAGGCGCGCACCATGCAGCGTATGAAACCGCCGATCCGAATGATCTGTCCCGGCCGCGTTTACCGAAAAGACACACCCGACGCCACGCACCTTCCTTTTTTTAATCAAATCGAAGGGCTGGTAGTGGACGAACATGTCACGTTTGCTGACTTGAAAGGAACGCTTGCCGCGTTTGTTCATCGTTTGTTTGGCAATGATATCGGCGTTCGCTTTCGACCGTCGTTTTTTTCGTTCGTTGAGCC is a window of bacterium DNA encoding:
- a CDS encoding translation initiation factor IF-3, which translates into the protein MNEQIRTPKVRLIGPKGEQIGIVDIKEALRRSQEEGQDLLEIVPTADPPVCKILDFGKYRYEIQKREKEARKKQTHTGEVKELRFRPVTDDHDYQFKVKHAVNFLKDGYKVKMVVVYKGREIANKEAGIQLAERMVTDLESVGKLDGEMKFEGRNMVMIFIKNR
- the rplT gene encoding 50S ribosomal protein L20, with the protein product MPRSTNNPASKARRKKIFKQAKGAWGKRKNVLRSAIETVEKGMTYATRDRKANKRNFRSLWIIRINAAVREHGMTYSKFVAALKKANVDVNRKMLAELAMNDATAFNKLIEVAKAAN
- the rpmI gene encoding 50S ribosomal protein L35, giving the protein MPKTKTNSGAKKRFHVTGSGRILRKKATHRHNMSAKSNTRKSNQVGKTEVADSDNHRISHLLGLK
- the pheS gene encoding phenylalanine--tRNA ligase subunit alpha, which translates into the protein MDFEQIKSQFQSDTDGQTLDKAALEQLQIKYLGKKGILTLATEALKALPKEQKPQFGKMLNEVKQSVEARLAEIKAAVQAAEVDPKDDFDATLPGRHGWVGHNHPLTIVLNDIKQIFYEMGFTIEDGPEVELDYYNFETVNIPKDHPARDMQDTFFINENVVLRTHTTPVQARTMQRMKPPIRMICPGRVYRKDTPDATHLPFFNQIEGLVVDEHVTFADLKGTLAAFVHRLFGNDIGVRFRPSFFSFVEPGAEVDINCIFCRGKGCRTCKNSGWMEILGAGMVHPQLFDYAGYEKNKYTGYAFGMGLDRIVMPLYGINDLRLLIENDVRFLEQF